A DNA window from Candidatus Syntrophoarchaeum caldarius contains the following coding sequences:
- a CDS encoding GrpE nucleotide exchange factor, translating into MGVSEELKEELENLQNELDELNDKYLRALADFDNYKKRVEKDRVRNRELGREEVILKILNVLDDFERAFESDDKSNPILEGFRAIYEGLLKALAEFEVRPFESVGEVFDPIFHDAISTTPASDHPPHTITKEFQRGYLIGEKVLRPAKVEVAMDIDDEQDDEQT; encoded by the coding sequence ATGGGCGTGTCTGAAGAACTGAAGGAAGAGCTTGAAAATCTCCAGAATGAGCTCGATGAATTGAACGATAAGTATCTTCGGGCACTTGCAGACTTTGATAACTACAAAAAACGGGTAGAAAAGGATCGAGTGAGGAATCGCGAACTGGGGAGAGAAGAAGTTATCCTGAAGATTCTGAATGTGCTGGATGACTTTGAGAGGGCGTTTGAATCGGATGATAAGAGCAACCCCATCCTCGAAGGGTTTAGAGCGATCTATGAGGGGTTGTTAAAAGCATTAGCTGAGTTTGAGGTCAGACCATTCGAGTCAGTGGGCGAAGTCTTTGACCCGATCTTCCATGATGCGATATCAACGACACCAGCCTCCGATCACCCTCCTCATACGATCACAAAGGAATTTCAGCGCGGCTATCTCATAGGCGAGAAAGTCTTACGTCCTGCAAAGGTTGAGGTGGCAATGGATATAGATGATGAGCAAGATGATGAGCAGACATGA
- a CDS encoding wyosine biosynthesis protein TYW1, whose translation MLESQGYHLFGEHKHSATKRCLWLRRALRGGELCYKGKFYGIASHRCIQMTPSIHCNHECIHCWRPFIDKNEEIIWDMPSELIKGVLTEHRRLLSGYGGSDKTDHKRLLEAEVPKHVAISLIGEPTMYPYLPQLIDEFNKMGLTTFLVTNGTNPDVLKAVRPTQCYISLNAPNKVLYEHVCQPEGDYWENIMKSLEIMAKANWRRTIRLTLIKGINMIDPEAYAELIRLAKPDFVEVKSYMHLGHSRMRLDRGNMPAHHEIKEFADDLLEFMDEYCIRNEVEISRVVMIGKKESSYNCILEV comes from the coding sequence ATGCTTGAATCACAGGGTTATCATCTCTTCGGTGAGCACAAACACAGTGCAACAAAGAGGTGTCTCTGGTTGCGAAGAGCACTGAGAGGTGGTGAGTTATGCTACAAAGGAAAGTTTTACGGAATCGCCTCTCATCGCTGCATCCAGATGACCCCTTCCATTCACTGCAACCATGAATGTATCCACTGCTGGCGTCCTTTCATCGATAAAAATGAGGAAATTATCTGGGATATGCCATCAGAGCTTATTAAAGGGGTTTTGACCGAGCATCGGCGATTGTTGTCAGGATATGGTGGATCAGATAAAACAGACCACAAACGCCTGCTTGAGGCAGAGGTACCTAAACATGTTGCAATATCCCTGATTGGTGAGCCAACCATGTATCCGTATCTACCACAGCTCATCGATGAGTTTAATAAGATGGGTCTTACCACCTTTCTCGTGACAAATGGCACAAATCCTGATGTGCTTAAAGCAGTGAGGCCGACCCAGTGTTATATATCACTTAACGCGCCAAACAAAGTGCTGTATGAGCACGTATGCCAGCCAGAGGGCGATTACTGGGAAAATATTATGAAATCGCTTGAAATTATGGCAAAAGCAAACTGGCGAAGGACGATCAGGCTTACACTGATAAAGGGTATTAATATGATAGATCCAGAAGCTTATGCCGAGCTTATCCGCCTGGCAAAACCAGATTTTGTCGAGGTCAAATCATACATGCATCTTGGACACTCCCGTATGCGACTCGATAGAGGTAATATGCCAGCTCATCATGAGATAAAGGAATTTGCAGATGATCTGCTTGAGTTTATGGATGAATACTGTATCAGGAACGAGGTTGAGATAAGCAGGGTTGTTATGATCGGTAAGAAGGAATCTTCATATAACTGTATCCTGGAGGTTTGA
- a CDS encoding molecular chaperone DnaK: MGKTVGIDLGTTNSCMAIMEGGNPTVIVNAEGGRTTPSVVAFTKTGERLVGQLAKRQAILNSKNTIYSIKRFIGRKYSEVVEEKKLVPYEVVAGPDDNVRIKVEDKLYAPEEISAMVLRKMVDDASKYLGEKVTDAVITVPAYFNDAQRQATKDAGKIAGLNVLRIINEPTAASLAYGLDKKESETILVFDLGGGTFDVSILEVGEGVFEVKSTSGDTHLGGDDFDKRIVNWLADEFKRENGIDLRDDLQSLQRLTEAAEKAKIELSSTVETTISLPFVTADATGPKHLEMKLTRAKFEDLTADLVERCVGPVKQALSDANLTEREIDEIILVGGSTRIPAVQNLVKRLLGGKEPNQSVNPDEVVALGAAIQAGVLAGEVKDVVLLDVTPLSLGIETLGGVTTKLIERNTTIPTRKSQIFSTAEDNQTAVDINVLQGERELAKDNRSLGRFRLEGIPPAPRGVPQIEVTFDIDANGIVNVSAKDMATGKEQAITITGSTTMSKEEIDRMIRDAEQHAAEDKKRREEIETRNQADSLAYQVERQIKELGENIPVHEKARAEQLIEDIRKAIKEEADIEQIRTLMNDLQQAAYAISERAYQQQAAQQAEAGEEAGATGGGSEEDDVVDAEFEEK, translated from the coding sequence ATGGGAAAGACTGTTGGAATTGATTTAGGTACTACAAACTCCTGTATGGCAATCATGGAGGGTGGAAACCCAACTGTGATCGTTAATGCAGAAGGGGGGAGAACAACACCATCTGTTGTGGCATTCACAAAGACGGGTGAGCGACTTGTTGGGCAGCTTGCAAAGCGACAGGCGATACTCAATTCAAAGAATACGATCTACTCAATCAAACGATTTATTGGAAGAAAGTACAGTGAGGTTGTAGAGGAGAAGAAGCTTGTTCCTTATGAGGTTGTGGCAGGACCGGATGACAACGTCAGAATAAAGGTGGAGGATAAGCTATATGCTCCAGAAGAGATCTCTGCTATGGTACTTCGAAAGATGGTCGATGATGCATCGAAGTATCTCGGCGAGAAGGTCACAGATGCGGTTATCACTGTACCCGCGTATTTCAATGATGCCCAGCGTCAGGCGACAAAGGATGCAGGCAAGATCGCTGGGTTGAACGTATTAAGAATTATCAATGAGCCGACCGCAGCATCACTTGCCTATGGGCTTGATAAGAAAGAGAGTGAGACGATACTTGTATTCGATCTCGGTGGTGGGACGTTCGATGTCTCGATCCTTGAAGTTGGAGAGGGTGTTTTTGAGGTCAAGTCAACCAGCGGTGATACGCATCTTGGTGGCGATGATTTCGACAAGCGGATCGTGAACTGGCTTGCGGATGAGTTCAAACGTGAGAATGGGATTGACTTAAGAGATGACCTGCAATCTCTCCAGCGATTGACCGAGGCTGCAGAGAAGGCAAAGATCGAGTTATCATCCACAGTTGAGACAACGATAAGCCTGCCATTCGTGACAGCAGATGCAACAGGTCCGAAGCATCTTGAGATGAAGCTCACACGGGCGAAGTTTGAAGATTTAACCGCAGACCTTGTTGAGCGTTGCGTGGGTCCTGTGAAGCAGGCGTTATCTGATGCAAACCTGACAGAGAGAGAGATCGATGAGATTATTCTTGTTGGTGGTTCTACAAGAATTCCTGCGGTGCAAAACCTTGTAAAGCGGCTATTAGGCGGAAAAGAACCGAATCAGAGCGTTAACCCTGACGAGGTTGTGGCACTCGGCGCTGCGATCCAGGCCGGAGTCCTTGCTGGAGAGGTTAAAGACGTTGTTCTTCTCGATGTTACTCCGCTCTCACTTGGTATTGAGACACTTGGTGGTGTTACAACAAAGCTCATCGAGCGAAATACAACGATACCAACGCGTAAGAGCCAGATCTTCTCGACTGCCGAGGATAACCAGACTGCAGTTGATATAAACGTCCTCCAGGGTGAGCGAGAACTTGCAAAGGATAACCGATCGCTCGGAAGGTTCAGGCTCGAAGGGATTCCACCTGCACCCCGTGGAGTGCCCCAGATCGAGGTGACATTTGATATCGATGCCAACGGAATTGTGAACGTCAGTGCAAAGGATATGGCGACAGGAAAGGAACAGGCAATAACGATCACAGGCTCAACGACGATGTCAAAGGAAGAGATAGACCGGATGATTCGTGATGCTGAACAGCACGCAGCAGAGGATAAAAAGAGGCGAGAAGAGATTGAGACGCGAAATCAGGCAGACAGCCTCGCCTATCAGGTTGAACGCCAGATCAAAGAGCTTGGTGAGAACATCCCGGTCCATGAGAAGGCACGTGCAGAGCAGCTTATAGAGGATATACGAAAAGCAATCAAAGAGGAGGCAGATATCGAACAGATCAGGACGCTCATGAACGATCTCCAGCAGGCGGCATACGCGATCTCAGAGAGGGCATACCAGCAGCAGGCGGCTCAGCAGGCAGAAGCTGGAGAAGAAGCTGGTGCAACAGGTGGTGGATCTGAAGAGGATGATGTTGTTGATGCTGAATTCGAGGAGAAGTGA
- a CDS encoding glutamine amidotransferase — protein MKIALIALQGDIAEHKQAIEAAGASVIPVKHRGILDGCDGVVIPGGESTTFMRLMKREGIDQEIIEANEAGKPIFGTCAGLVIVGRSEYGLGLMDADVVRNAFGRQRDSFEVMLKIPVLGSAPFKAVFIRAPIIERVGPGVEVLAKIKEGIVLAREKNILASAFHPELLGDARLFEYFLRMVEDA, from the coding sequence ATGAAAATCGCGCTTATTGCACTTCAGGGAGATATCGCAGAGCATAAACAGGCGATCGAAGCTGCAGGTGCGAGTGTTATTCCCGTCAAACATAGAGGTATACTGGATGGTTGTGACGGGGTTGTGATACCAGGTGGTGAGAGTACAACCTTTATGCGGCTGATGAAGAGGGAAGGGATTGATCAAGAGATCATCGAAGCAAATGAGGCGGGCAAACCAATATTCGGGACGTGTGCAGGGCTTGTTATCGTTGGAAGATCAGAATACGGGCTTGGGTTGATGGATGCCGATGTTGTAAGGAACGCATTTGGCAGACAGCGCGATTCGTTTGAGGTGATGCTGAAGATTCCTGTGCTTGGATCTGCGCCATTTAAAGCTGTCTTCATCCGTGCGCCGATTATAGAGCGTGTGGGTCCAGGGGTGGAGGTTCTTGCAAAAATTAAAGAAGGGATTGTACTTGCGAGAGAGAAGAACATCCTTGCATCAGCTTTCCATCCTGAACTTCTTGGCGACGCGAGGCTCTTTGAATATTTTTTGAGGATGGTTGAAGATGCTTGA
- a CDS encoding protein containing DUF333, translated as MFVALIAGCMMKENNTSNSNETGIGLANPAAAYCNELGYEYKIITDNESGQRGICIFPDNTSCDAWDFFTGKCGQNYSYCKLHGYDIETVRNGKNPFSQECVVCVLPNKTTKSVMKLMDLDEKISAGAIPIEYKSKNVSGISRENNYFEVVNPTTFDWRNKDGKNWITPVRDQGYCGSCWAFAAVGGVEAKIIVPRKTKSTMG; from the coding sequence ATGTTTGTGGCACTTATTGCTGGGTGTATGATGAAGGAAAATAATACATCTAACTCGAATGAAACGGGAATAGGATTGGCAAATCCAGCCGCTGCTTATTGCAATGAGTTAGGATATGAATATAAAATAATAACAGACAATGAGAGTGGGCAAAGAGGTATTTGTATATTTCCAGATAATACTTCATGTGATGCATGGGATTTCTTTACAGGAAAGTGCGGGCAGAATTACTCTTACTGCAAACTTCATGGATATGACATAGAAACAGTTAGGAATGGAAAAAATCCCTTTTCACAAGAATGTGTTGTTTGTGTTTTGCCGAATAAGACAACGAAGTCTGTTATGAAATTAATGGATCTTGATGAGAAGATTTCAGCGGGGGCAATTCCCATAGAATACAAATCTAAAAATGTTAGCGGAATTAGTAGAGAAAATAACTATTTTGAAGTGGTGAATCCAACTACCTTTGACTGGCGAAATAAAGATGGGAAGAATTGGATAACTCCTGTCAGAGATCAAGGTTATTGTGGAAGTTGCTGGGCTTTTGCTGCGGTTGGTGGAGTGGAAGCGAAAATTATAGTCCCCCGCAAAACTAAATCCACGATGGGATGA
- a CDS encoding curved DNA-binding protein: MTEYKDYYKILGLKRGASEDEIKKAYKKLARKYHPDLHPEDKKSWAEEKFKDINEAYEVLSDPKKRKMYDQLGSNWKSGMEFKTPPGFDTGGIHFEFRNVGGMEDLGGFSDFFETLFGRKTQRTARGATWSTKGKDLQAEVEIPLEVAHNGGKRLITVGSKQLEVNIPKGVRDGTKIRLSGQGEPGIGGGQAGDLYLRIKIAPHPVFEVDGDEVTVEVPIMPWEAVLGTTIDVPTIDGRVSMKIPPMSQSGKKLRLKGKGLNKKGGGRGDQYVKLKIVIPKRIDKKSKELFRKLGELHPENPREELFRRLNR, encoded by the coding sequence ATGACCGAGTATAAAGACTACTACAAAATTCTTGGGTTAAAGCGGGGTGCTTCAGAGGATGAGATAAAGAAGGCGTATAAAAAACTTGCCAGGAAGTATCACCCCGATCTCCACCCTGAAGATAAAAAAAGCTGGGCAGAAGAGAAGTTCAAGGATATAAACGAGGCTTACGAGGTTCTGAGCGATCCTAAGAAGCGGAAGATGTACGACCAGCTTGGTTCAAACTGGAAGAGTGGCATGGAGTTCAAGACGCCACCGGGATTTGATACAGGCGGCATTCACTTTGAATTCAGGAACGTTGGCGGAATGGAGGATCTTGGTGGTTTCAGCGACTTCTTCGAGACACTATTCGGTAGGAAAACTCAAAGAACAGCAAGGGGAGCTACCTGGTCCACGAAGGGCAAAGATCTTCAGGCAGAAGTCGAGATCCCGCTTGAGGTTGCACATAATGGTGGAAAACGGCTCATTACAGTGGGATCAAAGCAGCTTGAGGTAAATATCCCGAAAGGTGTGCGTGATGGGACAAAGATCAGGCTTTCTGGCCAGGGCGAACCAGGAATAGGTGGTGGGCAAGCTGGAGATCTATACCTGAGGATCAAGATTGCACCACACCCTGTTTTTGAGGTTGACGGCGATGAAGTTACGGTTGAAGTTCCAATAATGCCATGGGAAGCGGTACTGGGCACAACGATAGACGTTCCGACGATTGATGGCAGGGTGAGTATGAAGATCCCACCAATGAGCCAGAGCGGGAAGAAACTTCGTCTCAAGGGAAAAGGGCTTAACAAAAAGGGCGGTGGACGCGGAGATCAGTACGTCAAGCTCAAGATTGTGATTCCTAAGCGTATAGATAAAAAGAGTAAAGAACTCTTCAGGAAGCTGGGTGAACTTCACCCCGAGAACCCGAGAGAAGAACTCTTCAGGAGGCTCAATCGATGA
- a CDS encoding protein disaggregation chaperone, whose amino-acid sequence MNIDKFTQKSQEAIQAATTIAASYNHQAIDVEHLLLALIDQSEGLVPRLLQRMEVPIDAIKRDVEGLLRKKPGVSGAGATAQPYMTQNLGRVFNVAEREAERMKDEYVSVEHLLIGIIEEGGDAGELLVRSGITKDRIMEVLREVRGSQRVTSPNPEDTYESLERYGRDLTKLARSGKLDPVIGRDEIIRRVIQILSRRTKNNPVLIGEPGVGKTAIVEGIAQRIVKGDVPEGLKDKRIIALDMGALIAGAKYRGEFEDRLKAVLNEIQQSEGEILLFIDEIHTVVGAGAAEGSMDASNLLKPMLARGELHCIGATTLDEYRKYIEKDAALERRFQQVFVDEPSVEDTISILRGLKERYEVFHGVRIKDSALVAAATLSHRYISDRFLPDKAIDLVDEAAAKLRTEIDSMPSELDEIERRIMQLEIEREALKKESDPESKERLEKIERELADLSAERDSLKAQWQMEKQAIHRIRKLKKEIEDLKLEIERAERDYDLNRAAELKYGKLVDLERKLEGEQRRLEEKQERGMLLKEEVDEEDIAEVVSKWTGIPVSKLVEGEMEKLMRLEEELHKRVVGQDEAVKAVADAVIRARAGIKDPNRPIGSFIFLGPTGVGKTELGRALAEALFDDENNMIRIDMSEYMEKHTVARLIGAPPGYVGYEEGGQLTEAVRRKPYSVILFDEIEKAHQDVFNILLQMLDDGRLTDSHGRTVDFKNTVIIMTSNIGSQYILDYLDQATTLDYDWVKNSVLEELRKYFKPEFLNRVDEIVVFEPLSEEHLKKIVDIQIGILKDRLKDRKIEIELTDAAKTYLARNGYSPSLGARPLKRLIQKEIETPIAHLIIKGSVKERTKVIVDAHDDRLDFTVDVIK is encoded by the coding sequence ATGAATATTGATAAATTTACTCAAAAATCTCAGGAAGCTATACAGGCTGCAACCACAATTGCAGCATCGTACAACCATCAGGCGATTGATGTTGAACATCTACTCCTCGCACTGATCGATCAATCAGAGGGGCTTGTTCCAAGACTCCTTCAAAGGATGGAAGTCCCGATAGACGCCATTAAAAGGGATGTCGAGGGACTTCTTCGCAAAAAACCTGGTGTATCAGGCGCTGGTGCTACTGCCCAACCATATATGACTCAGAATCTTGGCAGGGTGTTCAACGTAGCCGAGAGGGAAGCAGAGCGCATGAAGGATGAGTATGTCAGCGTTGAACACCTTCTTATCGGCATCATCGAAGAAGGCGGCGATGCAGGTGAGCTTCTGGTTCGATCTGGTATTACAAAAGATCGCATAATGGAAGTGCTTCGTGAAGTCAGGGGATCACAACGCGTGACATCTCCAAATCCAGAAGATACTTATGAGTCTCTCGAGCGCTATGGCAGGGATCTGACCAAGCTCGCAAGAAGTGGTAAACTTGATCCTGTCATCGGACGTGATGAGATCATAAGACGTGTGATTCAGATCCTCTCAAGGCGCACAAAGAACAATCCCGTCCTGATAGGTGAGCCAGGGGTTGGAAAGACAGCGATTGTTGAGGGTATAGCCCAGCGAATCGTTAAGGGGGATGTTCCAGAAGGTTTGAAGGATAAACGGATCATTGCACTCGATATGGGTGCGCTGATCGCGGGTGCGAAGTATCGAGGAGAGTTTGAGGATCGCCTGAAGGCTGTATTGAATGAGATCCAGCAGTCAGAGGGAGAGATACTGCTCTTCATCGACGAGATCCACACGGTTGTTGGAGCAGGAGCAGCAGAAGGCTCGATGGATGCGAGTAATCTGCTTAAGCCGATGCTTGCTCGTGGAGAACTCCACTGCATAGGTGCGACAACACTTGATGAGTACAGGAAGTACATCGAGAAGGATGCAGCACTTGAACGGCGTTTTCAGCAGGTGTTTGTCGATGAGCCATCGGTCGAGGATACGATCTCAATCCTGCGTGGTTTGAAAGAACGCTACGAGGTCTTTCACGGTGTCAGGATAAAAGATTCTGCCCTTGTAGCTGCTGCGACTTTGAGCCATCGCTATATCTCTGACAGGTTTTTACCCGATAAGGCGATCGATTTAGTGGACGAGGCTGCTGCAAAACTCAGGACAGAGATCGACAGCATGCCATCAGAGCTTGACGAGATCGAGCGACGGATCATGCAGCTTGAGATCGAGCGAGAAGCTCTGAAGAAGGAGTCTGACCCTGAGTCAAAGGAGAGGCTTGAAAAAATCGAACGTGAACTTGCCGATCTTAGTGCAGAGAGGGACTCGCTTAAAGCACAGTGGCAGATGGAAAAACAGGCAATTCATCGTATCAGAAAGCTGAAAAAAGAGATAGAAGACCTGAAACTCGAGATTGAACGAGCAGAACGGGATTATGATCTTAATCGAGCTGCAGAACTGAAATATGGAAAGCTTGTCGATCTTGAGCGTAAGCTTGAGGGTGAGCAGCGACGCCTTGAGGAAAAACAGGAACGCGGAATGCTCCTGAAAGAGGAGGTCGATGAAGAAGACATTGCAGAGGTTGTGAGCAAGTGGACCGGAATTCCAGTATCAAAGCTTGTAGAGGGTGAGATGGAAAAGCTCATGCGTCTCGAAGAGGAACTTCACAAACGGGTTGTCGGTCAGGATGAGGCTGTTAAAGCCGTGGCAGATGCAGTCATTCGTGCTCGTGCTGGAATAAAAGATCCAAACAGACCAATCGGAAGCTTCATATTCCTTGGACCCACAGGCGTTGGAAAGACCGAGCTTGGGAGAGCACTTGCAGAGGCCCTCTTCGATGATGAGAATAATATGATCCGCATCGATATGTCGGAGTACATGGAGAAACATACCGTTGCAAGGTTGATCGGTGCACCACCCGGCTATGTTGGTTATGAGGAGGGTGGACAACTAACAGAGGCGGTCAGGCGAAAACCATACTCAGTGATACTCTTTGATGAGATCGAGAAGGCACACCAGGACGTCTTCAACATACTTCTACAGATGCTGGATGATGGTCGACTCACCGATTCACATGGCAGAACGGTTGACTTCAAGAACACGGTGATCATTATGACATCGAACATCGGTAGCCAGTATATACTCGATTACCTTGATCAGGCAACCACTTTAGATTATGACTGGGTGAAAAACTCCGTCCTGGAGGAGCTCAGGAAGTACTTCAAGCCAGAGTTCCTGAACCGTGTTGATGAGATCGTCGTCTTTGAACCACTCAGTGAGGAGCATCTCAAGAAGATCGTTGATATCCAGATCGGCATACTCAAAGATCGACTCAAAGATCGTAAGATTGAGATCGAACTCACAGATGCGGCAAAGACATATCTTGCAAGAAATGGCTATAGTCCAAGTCTCGGTGCAAGACCGCTCAAACGGCTAATTCAAAAAGAGATCGAGACGCCGATTGCACATCTGATCATCAAGGGCAGCGTTAAAGAAAGAACAAAGGTGATCGTTGACGCACATGATGACAGACTCGATTTTACGGTTGATGTAATAAAGTAA
- a CDS encoding phosphopantothenoylcysteine decarboxylase/phosphopantothenate-cysteine ligase — MDNSRGPHPTLRIKGSKSHSLLGKKIVLAVTGSIASIKTVELARELIRYGADVYAVMSPAAMEIIHPYTLHYATGHEVITKLMGKIEHVEFLGMEGSADLFLVAPCTANTLGKIACAIGDTAVTTFAITAFGSNIPILLVPSMHETMYNHPVLKEHVEKLRDLGVTIVGPRFEEGKAKFAEIKDIVLAVEHTLSEKSLAGKRVLITSGATAESIDPIRIITNRSSGKTGVELAKECFRQGADVTIIHNNVLDVIGINEIQVESAAEMTEACLKELEKGYDILISAAAITDYTCEPSSMKIPSRCEELSIILKPTAKLIDEVRSKFQDLFIVGFKAETNVTVEELIDRAKQKMKESRIEMIVANDVGKVGMGTDDNEVRIISSGRVKYAKGPKKVIAEAIVKELSRVLEKEAARGNARRGDGGTT; from the coding sequence ATGGATAATTCAAGGGGACCTCACCCCACTTTAAGGATAAAAGGATCGAAAAGTCACTCGCTCCTTGGAAAAAAGATAGTTCTGGCTGTAACTGGCAGTATAGCTTCAATAAAAACGGTGGAACTTGCAAGGGAACTTATTCGATATGGAGCAGATGTTTATGCGGTTATGTCTCCAGCTGCGATGGAGATCATTCATCCGTATACACTCCACTATGCAACGGGACATGAGGTGATCACAAAGCTGATGGGAAAGATAGAGCACGTTGAGTTTCTCGGGATGGAGGGATCCGCGGATCTTTTCCTCGTTGCTCCATGCACCGCAAACACGCTCGGAAAGATTGCTTGCGCGATAGGTGATACCGCAGTTACAACTTTTGCGATCACCGCATTTGGATCAAATATCCCCATCCTGCTTGTGCCTTCAATGCATGAGACGATGTACAACCACCCTGTCCTCAAAGAGCACGTTGAGAAGCTCCGAGATCTGGGTGTTACCATCGTTGGACCGAGATTCGAGGAAGGGAAGGCAAAGTTTGCAGAGATCAAGGATATTGTACTCGCGGTTGAACATACGCTCTCAGAGAAATCACTCGCAGGAAAACGTGTGTTGATTACATCTGGTGCAACCGCAGAGTCGATCGATCCGATCAGAATCATCACAAATCGCAGTTCTGGAAAGACAGGTGTCGAACTTGCAAAAGAATGCTTCAGACAGGGTGCAGATGTCACGATCATCCATAATAACGTCCTCGATGTGATAGGAATTAATGAGATTCAGGTTGAAAGCGCTGCAGAGATGACCGAAGCCTGTCTCAAGGAGCTTGAAAAAGGTTATGATATCCTGATCTCTGCTGCTGCGATAACAGACTACACGTGCGAGCCTTCTTCAATGAAGATCCCGTCAAGATGCGAAGAACTCTCTATCATACTGAAGCCGACCGCCAAACTGATCGATGAGGTGCGCTCGAAGTTTCAGGATCTTTTCATCGTGGGGTTCAAGGCGGAGACGAACGTTACGGTGGAGGAACTGATCGATCGTGCGAAGCAGAAGATGAAAGAATCCAGAATTGAGATGATCGTTGCCAATGATGTCGGCAAGGTTGGCATGGGCACAGACGATAACGAGGTCAGGATCATATCGAGTGGGCGCGTGAAGTACGCGAAAGGTCCAAAGAAGGTAATAGCCGAAGCAATCGTCAAGGAGTTGTCACGGGTTCTGGAGAAAGAGGCGGCTCGAGGGAATGCAAGGCGTGGTGATGGGGGTACAACATAG
- a CDS encoding Heat shock protein Hsp20 domain protein — translation MMWRRRHIFDPFYELKRMEEWMNDLMGEMQTAGGLLLPESTGKEVAPISRVPSIDLIDKGDTLVLRADVPGVDKSDISVNMKDDMIEISAERKGEEEVKEEGYIRRERHYAKYYRAVPLPASVDKDAITAKFENGVLEVTMPKVAAEEVKKIEVK, via the coding sequence ATGATGTGGCGAAGACGACACATATTTGATCCATTCTATGAATTAAAGCGGATGGAAGAATGGATGAATGATCTTATGGGCGAGATGCAAACTGCAGGGGGGTTACTGTTACCTGAGAGCACAGGCAAGGAGGTTGCTCCCATTTCAAGGGTACCATCAATCGACCTGATCGATAAGGGAGATACGCTTGTGCTCAGGGCAGACGTGCCTGGCGTTGATAAGAGCGATATCTCGGTCAATATGAAGGATGATATGATCGAGATCAGTGCAGAGCGAAAAGGGGAAGAGGAAGTAAAAGAGGAGGGTTATATCAGGCGAGAGCGACACTATGCAAAGTATTACCGGGCTGTGCCGCTTCCAGCATCGGTTGATAAGGATGCAATAACAGCGAAGTTCGAGAATGGTGTACTTGAGGTCACAATGCCAAAGGTCGCAGCGGAAGAAGTCAAAAAGATCGAGGTTAAGTAA